The following proteins are co-located in the Tachysurus vachellii isolate PV-2020 chromosome 19, HZAU_Pvac_v1, whole genome shotgun sequence genome:
- the letmd1 gene encoding LETM1 domain-containing protein 1 has translation MAPSYMRMCGGASMTFLCGIRYMGFTVGFCRPQLAVTQLRLCLIRQYSPSQARYGLGQSIAARLKWANEKYEKFLQRRFPRFFVLYSTFTRGFRLFFEDAREVHRIRIRMIKNNIDPRKLPYREMEKLRQFHRDMIKAIPLVIISIPPFANYLVFLLMYLYPRQLLIRHFWTPRQLLEFQAVYHTQRAQHHEPLLGGLKTTASHLAHEQLKSRLLDLCSKVQSGAHPVVSDLHAVRTLFSGPPLGIRRMDADQMRHLCTLLFLTPRLPAFWIGQRLNSHALELMHLDRAVINMGLHQLTDTELKQACYVRGLNVERLSPAQCRDWMSQWLQFSVHLKESETSLYLHGMMLLTVNYPNCPHS, from the exons ATGGCGCCGTCCTATATGCGGATGTGCGGTGGTGCttctatgacatttctgtgcGGAATCCGGTACATGGGCTTCACTGTAGGGTTCTGCAGGCCTCAGTTAGCCGTCACACAACTCAG ACTGTGTTTAATAAGGCAGTATTCACCTTCTCAAGCGAGATACGGCCTTGGCCAAAGCATCGCAGCAAGATTGAAATGGGCAAACGAAAAGTACGAGAAATTTCTTCAGCGACGTTTCCCCAGATTTTTCGTCCTCTATTCAACATTTACACGAG gatttcgaCTGTTTTTCGAGGATGCCCGAGAAGTTCATAGGATCAGAATTCGGATGATAAAAAACAACATCGATCCTCGTAAGCTGCCTTATCGTGAAATGGAGAAGCTCAGACAG TTCCACAGAGACATGATCAAAGCCATTCCTCTGGTGATCATCTCCATTCCTCCGTTTGCCAACTACCTAGTGTTTCTTTTAAT GTATCTTTATCCTCGCCAGCTTCTGATTCGCCATTTCTGGACGCCACGACAACTGTTGGAGTTCCAGGCGGTgtatcacacacagagagctcaGCATCACGAGCCACTGCTCGGTGGGTTAAAGACGACAGCGTCGCACCTCGCACACGAACAACTAAAGAGCCGACTTCTAGACCTATGCAGTAAA GTCCAGAGTGGTGCTCACCCTGTTGTGTCTGATCTTCACGCAGTGAGAACTTTATTCTCAGGTCCTCCACTGGGAATCAGAAGAATGGATGCCGATCAGATG AGACACCTTTGCACGTTGCTCTTCTTAACGCCCCGCCTCCCGGCGTTCTGGATTGGCCAGCGGTTGAATAGCCACGCCCTAGAGCTCATGCATCTGGATCGTGCCGTCATCAACATGGGCCTCCATCAACTCACTGACACGGAGCTCAAACAG GCTTGTTACGTGAGAGGGCTGAACGTGGAGCGTCTGAGTCCCGCACAGTGCCGAGACTGGATGTCACAGTGGTTGCAGTTCTCAGTGCACCTTAAAG AATCCGAGACCTCGCTGTATTTACACGGTATGATGCTGCTAACAGTGAACTACCCGAACTGTCCACACAGCTGA
- the cd63 gene encoding CD63 antigen, with amino-acid sequence MEGGMKCVKFLVFFFNFIFWLCGLALIIVGVLAQTAITNFSMIKQVASNASPIVIIVVGVVIFFIAFFGCCGAWKENYCMVTTFVVLLSLIIIVEIGIAIAAYVLRNQLTSLVDTGLKEAIKNYTNPHIKTEVDDLQKWLKCCGAVNSTDWLNYNPNKNSVPDSCCKNVTDNCGIGAMNNATIINTEGCGEGLENFFKKNILWVGVAALVIAFIEILGVVFACALMRGIRKGYEVM; translated from the exons ATGGAGGGAGGAATGAAGTGTGTGAAGTTCCTGGTATTTTTCTTCAACTTTATCTTCTGG TTGTGTGGCCTGGCTCTGATCATAGTGGGCGTTTTGGCACAGACGGCAATCACCAACTTTAGCATGATTAAGCAGGTGGCCAGCAACGCATCCCCCATCGTGATCATCGTGGTAGGAGTCGTGATCTTCTTCATCGCGTTCTTCGGCTGCTGTGGAGCGTGGAAAGAGAACTACTGCATGGTCACTACG TTTGtcgtcttgctctctctcatcATCATCGTTGAAATCGGAATAGCCATCGCCGCATACGTCTTGAGAAACCAG CTGACCAGTCTGGTGGACACTGGCCTGAAGGAAGCGATCAAAAACTACACAAATCCACATATTAAGACAGAAGTGGATGACCTGCAGAAATGG CTGAAATGCTGTGGAGCAGTGAACTCTACCGACTGGTTGAACTACAACCCTAACAAAAACTCCGTCCCCGACTCGTGCTGCAAGAACGTCACCGATAACTGTGGAATTGGAGCCATGAATAACGCCACCATCATCAACACCGAG GGTTGTGGGGAAGGTCTGGAGAATTTCTTCAAGAAGAACATTCTCTGGGTTGGAGTCGCAGCTCTCGTCATTGCTTTCATCGAG ATCTTGGGTGTTGTGTTCGCCTGTGCGCTGATGAGGGGGATACGAAAAGGCTACGAGGTGATGTGA